From Halorubrum sp. PV6:
CCCGGTTGGTGTGTCACCCCCGTCTGGGTCGTCGTCGGAGTCGCCACCGGAGTCGTCGTCGGAGTCCGGCTCATCATCGTCGCTCGGTGGGTACGCATCCCGGTTGAAGGCAACGGGGTCAATCTCTGGGCCTTTCTCGTCCTGTGGCGTGTTGATCTTGAATTGACCCGTCTCGTCGTCACGGTACAATACGCCGTGGTCGCGAGCCGTCTCAGTCGTCTCGGTGACCGCCTCGGTGTCGAGTCCGTGGTGCCGCTGAAGCGCGAGGGTTATTTCTCGTAGATGACAGTCGTTATCATATACCGACTCATATGACTGCCCGTTACATATATGTGTGTCAGATATTCGTGACTATAATCTGTAACGGATATCTAGAACATCTTTCTGTAACAACTATCTGTATTTATTTTGGAACTAGAAGCGGTGCTGATGGGATCCCGATCTTGAAGAATGCACCTGATAGAACTATCTAGAATAAGCATCTGTTACAGACATCTGTAACAGATATCTGCAACAGGTTTCTGTTATATATGTCAATAATCAAACTGAGTGCCTCAGAGCTGGACCTAGAGGTAGATCACTCATTCCACGAAAGCTGGTCAATAGTTGGAAACTCAGCCTTTGCTGTCTGGGGCGGGTTATAGTATCGGGATTTGATATCGTAGTATCCAAATTCAGGAGGGATACGAGCGCACGCCTTGGCCAGATTTTTGTCCGCTGTGTGGGTGATCACACGGATTCGAGCATTCGCATCGAACAGTCGAACTGTCAACGCGACTACTGCTGCATCCTGCCAGTTGTTCGTCTCTGGATACTTGCTTTGCTGGTTGAGAAACTCATCTGCAACGAACCGTGCTTTCTCAACCGGTCCAGCACTACTATCGAATCCCGCTGTACGGTTACCGGGAAGCGGTGGGGCTACCCGCAGCCACCCTTCTTCGATAGCCATATCGAGGTACGGATTCGTCGGTGAGTCAGCACTCCCGGTATCCGCCAGTTCGTGGTAGACTGCTGCTGGCACCCAAATTTCTGTTCCGATTTCCTCTACGGCAGTTTTGAGTGATTGTAGGTGCGGACTGGGGTGCTTTCCCAAGTTCCGAAACATCACCGTGTCCGCAATATTCGCAGTATAAATCCTCGTCATTCGGTCTACTTGTCGTCAAATTCCTCGAGGAGATCGCCTTCGTTCTCATCGAAATCATCTGGTGTGTACGTCGTCGGGCCCGACTCGTTGTCACCAAGATCGAGAATCGAATAGATGGCTTCGACAAGATCATACGCAGTTCCAGAAGAAAGGTCTGCGAGGCTCGCGATCTGCCGGATTGTGACATCTCCCTCACTGTGTGCTTTCACGAGGTCGTATGCGAGTGCGAACGTGACGATGCCGTGGTCTTCGAGAACCCGCTCAATCGCTGGATATTCGTTTTTCTGGGCGATCACTTCGATAAGTTCAGGGGTAATCGAGACTTCTGTCTCGCGGACTGTTAATGTCAGTTTGAACTCTTCAGCGGTGTATACGGCGGTCCTGCTATCATGGTCAACGTTGCTGATCAGGCCCGCCTGTTCCAGTTTATGCAGATAGTCGTACACCGTCTTCTTTGAGACTGTCGTTGTTTCAACGAGTTCAGGGCCCGTCGTAGTCCCGGACCGCCGAATGGATGTATAGAGACTAGCGAGAGACGGGTTATCGAGTAATTCTGCGAACGTAGGGATTCCGGTGATCATCCCCGGTGTGTCACCCGCGTTTCGCACGTGTTCTGTATCGTAGCTCATCGTGTATAGAGTTACGAAACTAGAAACTATAAATGTTTGCCACGGTCGTCCCGAGCACACGATAGAGCAAGCAGATGCACAAGTGGGTGGGGCAGCACCAACACTCCTCGAACAAGGACGGACAGAATCGATCGGCATCTACACGAATGATTTGCCCGCGTTCCACGGGATTGAGCGTGCCCTCTCACAGCATGGCTACGAGGACGCGCTCGACGAGGTCGCGGAGGTACTCCGCAAGCGTCGGCGTCAACCGCTGATAGAACCCGCTGGGCGAGATTGTCTCATCGGCAGTTGAGTTGTAAGATCGTCTGAACCCGGCGAGTGTTCGGCTTTCGCCTGCGGCGAAACCGAACACAAATGTCCAGACGAAGGCAGGGATCTGAAGCTTACGGTCACGTTCGACCACGCCGAGTTCCTCGGCGTGCTCTTCGAGGAACTCAGAGGGAAACAGTGTAGTGAGCCGACGCATAATCCGAAATGAGGAGTCCTTGTCGTGCACAGACTGGACTTTCTCATTCCTTCCGAAAGATGCCTCGATAAGCCGCCTCTATCACGCGGTTTTTCACTTAACTAAAGACGGATGGACCGACTACTACGAGGCGAGTATGGCCGTCGGCGGCGTGAGTGCGAGCCAGCCCTCTTGGAGGAAGTCATCAAGATCGCGCTTCTCATCGCCAAACTGCGGCAGCTCTAAGAGCCACACGTTCGTCCCACCGTAGTCTGTGTGGTCGAGCTCTTCGTCGGGTGTCAGCGCCGTCTGTCCGTCCGCGTCGGCGCTCTCAGTGGTCTCGTCTGTCTCGGTGTCGACGTCGAGTGGCAGCGTGAACACGGCGAGCAGCTACCGAAGAACGAGAAGTTCTACCCAGCAGTGATCCGGGCTGGGCTCTCCGGGACGTCGACTGAAGAAGAGCTCGGCCTCAAAGACTAGCTGTTATAATCTATAACGGCTCTGTTGGGCGATGTTAAGTTAAGGATGAGGCGGTCGGTGTTCCGAATGGTCTATGTCCGAATCCAACCGCCTCAACGGCTCTACTAAATGGATTGACTTGGAGTTTGTGGAGCGTGAGCGGACACCCTACGAGATCATTGAAACCGGTATTCAGCTCCATCTTGCTGGCCTATCACTTTCGAATACCAAACAGTATCTTGAGAATTTGGGTGTCGAGCGAAGCCGAACAGCAATCCACAACTGGATTCAAAAGGCCGATCTACAGCCAGCTAACGGTGCGAGCCCGAATCGCGTTGCGGTCGACGAGACTGCGATTCAGATCGACTCAGACCGATTCTGGCTGTATGCCGCCGTAGATCCTCGTACAAACGAATTCCTCCACGTTGACGTATTTCCCGTTCAAAACCAACAATTTACTTTGGTGTTTCTCCGCGATCTCAGAGAGAAACACCACGTTGACGACGCGATCTTTCTGGTTGATGCTGGCGGACATCTCACAGCTGCGCTCTCACGTACTTCGCTCCGATTTCAAATTACTCGTCATGGAAATCGGAATGCTGTCGAACGTGTCTTTAGAGAAGTAAAACGACGAACATCCTCGTTTTCAAATACGTTTAGAAATGCGGAGCCGACGGCGGTAGAATCATGGCTCCAAGCCTTCGCCGTCTGCTGGAATCGATGCTTAAGTTAACACGACCGCTCTGTTGAAATCCTCAGAAAGTGATACGTTTTAGTCCGGTTCCGGTCAATACAGGAGACCCACACACTGACGTAGAACACCGGTCTGCCCGTCTTACCCCAAGACCGCCGTGTGAGATACAGCGGCTGAAGTCAGCACGACGGCTTACTTCCCGCCGAATCGGATGAACCACCCGTTCGCTGAACGTGCCGATCTATCGCGAACGCGCTCATGCTCGTTGGGGTCATGAAGTCGGCCGGGTAGCACGTGCGTATCTGCCATTAGAGGGTAAATACCAATAATGCGGTAACACACATCCTACAGTTGGACTATGCAGAGACTCGAGTGCATCGTAGACGGATGTAGCGCGACCATTGAAGCTGAGACTGAACAGGAGGTCATGGCTCAAGCGGAAGAACACGCAAAAAGTTCACACCCCGAAGTTGAACTGGACGACGAGACCGTGGACAAAATCAAATCAAGTATTATACAAGTCTGAGAGTGGGGACCGTACTGATCGGAGTATCGGCCTCCTGTATTGGCCGATCCGATCACTGGCTTTCACAACACACCTGTGCGAGATACGCAGTTTTCATCGACCGGCTGTTTCAGGCGAGAATATGTCTGAAGAAGAGGATTTCAACAGAGCCATTTCATAGTATACCGACTTCTTGTTCATCGATCAGCGGTTCTCTTCGGTGAGGAGGGAGCATACACATTCCACTTTGTCAGTGGATCGGTCATAATCATACTCGGAAGTTTAGCCGCTGTTGGATACATCTGGTGAACGAAGTCGTAAATTGATAGCACTCTCAGACAGCAGATAGTCTATTCCAGACCGTCGCTCGGAGGAATGCTTGAGTGGTTCTGTTGAAAGCCCCTTGCCATCTTGCGACTTTCTGAGGCACTAGCTTTTCATTACACCCGTAACGTCCAATGGGAAAATAGCCCTGCTCAATGTCAACGCTGATGGATTTCAACAGAGCCACCTCTGGATAAACTGCCTCACGTACGCCGTGTCTAACTCAATCGCTACCGATTACGCCCAGTTCTGTTATCAGCTCCTCTCGTTCTAATTGAGGAGATTTACCGTTCCGGTGTCACCGTCGACGCGGATGCGCTGACCATCGGCTATCAGCTCCGTCGCGTTGGTCACAGACACGACCGCAGGCAGGCCGTACTCGCGAGCGACCAACGCCCCATGGGTCAGTCGCCCACCGACTTCGGTGACGATCCCGCCCGCGGTTGCGAACAACGGCGTCCAGGCGGGGTCCGAGGACGGACAGACGAGGATGTCGCCGGACTGGAGGTTTGCGTTCGCCGGGTCGTGGACGATTCGGGCTGTGCCCTCGATGATGCCCGAGGAGACGCCCGTTCCGACCAGCGTGTTCGCACCGACGTCCTCGCGCTCGGCGCGGGGAATCTCTCCCTCACTGGTGATGAGGGGTGGCACGTCAACCCGCTTGTGACGCTCGTGGTCCCGTCGACGCACGTCGATATCCGGCAGGTCACCGGATGGATCGTCAATGAGCGCAAGCAACTCATCCCTGCGGAGGAACCACACGTCGTCGGTCTCGGTCAGTACGCCTTCGGCCACGAGAT
This genomic window contains:
- a CDS encoding helix-turn-helix domain-containing protein, encoding MSYDTEHVRNAGDTPGMITGIPTFAELLDNPSLASLYTSIRRSGTTTGPELVETTTVSKKTVYDYLHKLEQAGLISNVDHDSRTAVYTAEEFKLTLTVRETEVSITPELIEVIAQKNEYPAIERVLEDHGIVTFALAYDLVKAHSEGDVTIRQIASLADLSSGTAYDLVEAIYSILDLGDNESGPTTYTPDDFDENEGDLLEEFDDK
- a CDS encoding DUF1059 domain-containing protein, translated to MQRLECIVDGCSATIEAETEQEVMAQAEEHAKSSHPEVELDDETVDKIKSSIIQV
- a CDS encoding IS6 family transposase, which gives rise to MSESNRLNGSTKWIDLEFVERERTPYEIIETGIQLHLAGLSLSNTKQYLENLGVERSRTAIHNWIQKADLQPANGASPNRVAVDETAIQIDSDRFWLYAAVDPRTNEFLHVDVFPVQNQQFTLVFLRDLREKHHVDDAIFLVDAGGHLTAALSRTSLRFQITRHGNRNAVERVFREVKRRTSSFSNTFRNAEPTAVESWLQAFAVCWNRCLS